A genome region from Natronobeatus ordinarius includes the following:
- a CDS encoding NOG1 family protein — MIFEDLPTTPTSEELIDKAFSRAARAGRAQGGLEAQQSMLQTASNIISDNLENVVTAWPDFGYEEEVHPFYYELADAIVDVDELRQSLSEVMWASRKAREINQEYQPRLRKTDVDTARKHRKQAFARLADIVEQVGDHLLAINAARNDLRTLPEINPEEPTIVVAGYPNVGKSSFVNDVTRARGETASYPFTTKGVGVGHFERDHLRYQIVDTPGLLDRPPAERNEIESQAVSALEHLGDCVLVLLDPSGECGYPLESQLELREDIEAQFEAAPVITVANKVDRAERWTRDVSEEVDYEMSVETGENVEDVLEAAVDAIGYEPELPFEG; from the coding sequence ATGATTTTCGAAGACCTTCCGACGACGCCCACGTCGGAAGAGCTGATCGACAAGGCGTTCTCCCGGGCGGCACGGGCCGGCAGGGCCCAGGGGGGGCTCGAGGCCCAGCAGTCGATGCTCCAGACGGCGTCGAACATCATCTCGGACAACCTCGAGAACGTGGTGACGGCGTGGCCCGACTTCGGCTACGAGGAGGAGGTCCACCCGTTCTACTACGAGCTCGCCGACGCCATCGTGGACGTCGACGAGCTCCGCCAGAGCCTCTCTGAGGTGATGTGGGCGAGTCGGAAAGCCCGGGAAATCAACCAGGAGTACCAGCCGCGGCTGCGCAAGACGGACGTCGACACCGCGCGCAAACACCGCAAGCAGGCCTTCGCCCGGCTGGCGGACATCGTCGAGCAGGTCGGAGATCACCTGCTCGCGATCAACGCGGCCAGAAACGACCTGCGTACGCTCCCCGAAATCAACCCCGAGGAGCCGACGATCGTCGTCGCGGGCTACCCCAACGTCGGGAAGTCCTCGTTCGTCAACGACGTGACTCGCGCCCGCGGCGAGACCGCTTCCTACCCGTTCACGACGAAAGGCGTCGGCGTCGGCCACTTCGAGCGCGATCACCTCCGCTACCAGATCGTCGACACGCCCGGCCTGCTCGACCGCCCGCCGGCGGAACGAAACGAGATCGAGTCCCAGGCCGTCAGCGCCCTCGAGCACCTCGGCGACTGCGTCCTCGTCCTGCTCGATCCCAGCGGGGAGTGTGGCTACCCCCTCGAGTCCCAGCTCGAGTTGCGCGAGGACATCGAAGCCCAGTTCGAGGCGGCCCCGGTCATCACGGTCGCGAACAAAGTCGACCGCGCCGAGCGCTGGACGCGCGACGTCTCCGAAGAGGTCGACTACGAGATGAGCGTCGAGACCGGCGAGAACGTCGAGGACGTCCTCGAGGCGGCCGTCGACGCGATCGGCTACGAACCGGAGCTACCGTTCGAGGGCTAG
- a CDS encoding DUF5518 domain-containing protein, producing MTNWRAVVIGFLLAVVIGLVGIALPGLGQLTAGLVGGFVAGFLAGGGLLSGFWHGLLAGALGGIVGGLLIAIVVGVAGIALGPVGALLSGLAGVGIFGLAVLIAFVMALESAIAGAIGGLLNP from the coding sequence ATGACGAACTGGCGCGCCGTCGTAATCGGCTTCCTCCTGGCGGTCGTGATCGGACTCGTCGGCATCGCGTTGCCGGGACTCGGCCAGCTGACGGCGGGGCTCGTCGGCGGCTTCGTCGCCGGCTTTCTCGCTGGCGGCGGCCTCTTGAGTGGCTTCTGGCACGGCCTGCTCGCTGGCGCACTCGGCGGCATCGTCGGCGGACTGCTCATCGCCATCGTCGTCGGCGTCGCCGGCATCGCGCTCGGCCCGGTCGGGGCACTCCTCTCCGGGCTCGCCGGCGTCGGTATCTTCGGCCTCGCCGTCCTGATCGCGTTCGTCATGGCCCTCGAGAGCGCGATCGCCGGCGCGATCGGCGGGCTGCTCAACCCCTGA
- a CDS encoding DUF7344 domain-containing protein, translating to MKYQVGGGGQNVHSSQREQLRDATQLNYAQTTDREELSKNEIFEILSNPRRRFTIRYLDQAEDGAVRLRTLAEQLAAWENDVSLPEVTYKQRKRVYISLYQTHLPKMDRLGIIEYDSSSGVVKPNPELATLRDHIERESDDSARWTHVTLFLSAVWVALVVAGAGVLPLGGGAGLWFVLGVTTAALVVSIARSVGRPE from the coding sequence ATGAAATACCAGGTCGGCGGGGGTGGCCAGAACGTGCACTCAAGTCAGCGCGAACAGTTACGGGACGCAACACAGTTGAATTACGCACAGACTACCGATCGTGAGGAGCTTTCGAAGAACGAGATATTCGAGATCCTCTCGAACCCACGTCGCCGGTTTACGATCAGGTACCTTGACCAGGCTGAGGACGGAGCGGTTCGACTCAGAACCCTGGCCGAACAGCTCGCGGCGTGGGAGAACGACGTCTCGTTGCCGGAGGTGACCTACAAACAACGAAAGCGAGTGTACATCTCGCTGTATCAGACGCACCTGCCGAAGATGGACCGGCTGGGAATTATCGAGTACGACAGCAGTTCGGGAGTGGTGAAACCGAACCCCGAGCTGGCGACACTCCGCGACCACATCGAACGCGAGTCCGACGACTCAGCCCGCTGGACGCACGTTACACTGTTTCTCTCGGCTGTCTGGGTCGCCCTCGTCGTCGCGGGAGCCGGAGTCCTGCCGCTCGGTGGTGGGGCCGGACTGTGGTTCGTCCTCGGCGTTACGACGGCGGCACTCGTCGTCTCGATCGCTCGCTCCGTCGGCCGGCCGGAGTAG